Within Halococcus sediminicola, the genomic segment GTTCGCGGAACGACTGACGGTCCAACTTGCCATCGCCGAGCGCCTCGACGCTTCGCTCCATTCGGGCTTCGAGATGGTCGGGTAGCCACGGGGCCGCGCCGAACTCGGCGGCGTGGGTCACCTCGTGGAAGGCGATCCAGCGACGAAAGCGCTCCTCGGAGACGTCGAGTTCGTCGGCGACGCGGGCGATGTTCGGCTGGACGAAATACAGCGCGTGCGTTTCGCTTGGTGATTCGGCGAGCAGGAGTGGGTCGTACTGGCCGAGGACGTTGCTGGCGAGGAAGGCGAGCGCGACGCTCATCGAGCCGGTGTTGAGCACGCGCGCGAGACCCGCGAGGTTCGGGCCGTTCGCTTCGAGCGTGCCCATCACGCGCTCGAAGGTCGCCACGTTGGCGTCGATCCAGTGGTGGCGGTTTTGCACCTCGATGGTGTCGGGCACGTCGAAGTCGACGCCGGCGACTTCGCCGACGCGGGCGCGTGCGTCGCGGACGTCCCGCGCGTACCCGTCGCGTGCCGCTGGCGAAAGCGAGAGTTCGCCGGCGTCGACGGCGGCCTTCGCGGCCTCGGTGACGGCCGTCCAGTCGATGAGACCGTCGCCGGAGGCCGCCGTAATCGCCCGAACGCTGTCGTAGAGGGTCACAGGAAATCGTCGCGCCGACCGGTCAAAGCGCTTTGGCCTCGTTCGGAACGTCGCAATAGGTGTTCGCGGCTGGGAGTCGGAAAAGTCATGAATCGGAAGCGTAGCGAACGCCGGTTGGACGTGAACGGCCCGATTACAGCTCTTCGAACTCGTCCTCGAAGTCGTCGCCGCCACCGAGATAGCGGCGTGCGAGCAGCGCGAAACCGACGAGCAACACCAACACGAGCAGCGCCTTGCCCTTGCTTCGGCCGCCGGATTCGTCCTCGTCGTCTTCGGCTGCCTCGTCGATCTCGACGACAGCGCCGTGCTCGTCGGTCTCGTCCGCCGCGTCGTCTTCGTCGGTCTCGCCGATCTGGACGGTACTGCCGCCGTCGGCGCTCGCC encodes:
- a CDS encoding zinc-dependent metalloprotease, yielding MTLYDSVRAITAASGDGLIDWTAVTEAAKAAVDAGELSLSPAARDGYARDVRDARARVGEVAGVDFDVPDTIEVQNRHHWIDANVATFERVMGTLEANGPNLAGLARVLNTGSMSVALAFLASNVLGQYDPLLLAESPSETHALYFVQPNIARVADELDVSEERFRRWIAFHEVTHAAEFGAAPWLPDHLEARMERSVEALGDGKLDRQSFRELNAAMTAVEGYAELLMDRAFDDEYEDLREKVEARRRGRGPLFELVGRLLGIGMKRRQYERGKAFFDYVVEARDIETASLVWEVPENLPSDAEIDAPETWLARVD